One region of Armatimonadota bacterium genomic DNA includes:
- the iolN gene encoding 3-dehydro-scyllo-inosose hydrolase has product MGRWDLPPKGGHMDKRTGIYLQTMTMRDIEERLAKNDVLIVPLGATEAHGPNAPIGEDIFLVTRMAEAVAERTGCTVSEPLWWGSHPYHHLGMPGTVVIPEDVFTAFLRAMIAGFWNMGFRKQILLNGHGQEYVIPTAIHQFGKRYRVPALIVNLNWYHAVPEHFKLKQDGGPYETPFIHADEVETSWCLALFPELMKQEWAEDNTPFGFLPEGHVDKAGNLLRRPINWYGHVGAGPIEVKAYIEGVVGKPRLAAAEKALPGVEALLDYLERLVTDILKTFPPGQLPPIDLVTERDREELEAVLKGPARGGKSIYALGWPP; this is encoded by the coding sequence ATGGGTAGGTGGGATCTGCCGCCCAAAGGCGGCCACATGGACAAGCGCACGGGCATCTACCTCCAGACGATGACGATGCGCGACATCGAGGAGCGCCTGGCCAAAAACGACGTGCTGATCGTGCCCTTGGGGGCGACCGAAGCGCACGGGCCGAACGCGCCCATCGGGGAGGACATCTTCCTGGTCACCCGCATGGCGGAGGCCGTGGCCGAGCGCACGGGCTGCACGGTGAGCGAGCCGCTGTGGTGGGGTTCGCACCCCTACCACCATCTGGGGATGCCCGGCACCGTGGTCATCCCCGAGGACGTCTTCACCGCCTTCCTCCGGGCGATGATCGCCGGCTTCTGGAACATGGGCTTTCGCAAGCAGATCCTGCTCAACGGCCACGGACAGGAGTACGTCATCCCCACCGCCATCCACCAGTTCGGCAAGCGCTACCGCGTGCCGGCGCTGATCGTGAACCTGAACTGGTACCACGCCGTCCCCGAGCACTTCAAGCTGAAGCAGGACGGCGGCCCCTACGAGACGCCCTTCATCCACGCTGACGAGGTGGAGACCTCCTGGTGCCTGGCCCTGTTTCCCGAATTGATGAAGCAGGAGTGGGCGGAAGACAACACCCCCTTCGGCTTCCTCCCCGAGGGGCACGTGGACAAGGCCGGCAACCTGCTGCGCCGTCCCATCAACTGGTACGGCCACGTCGGCGCGGGGCCCATCGAGGTGAAGGCTTACATCGAGGGCGTCGTGGGCAAGCCCAGGCTCGCCGCGGCGGAGAAGGCCCTGCCCGGGGTGGAAGCCCTGCTGGACTACCTGGAGCGGCTGGTCACCGACATCCTCAAGACCTTTCCCCCCGGCCAGCTGCCGCCCATCGATCTGGTCACAGAGCGGGACAGGGAGGAACTGGAGGCGGTGCTCAAGGGCCCGGCCCGCGGCGGGAAGAGCATCTACGCCCTGGGCTGGCCGCCATGA
- the iolO gene encoding 5-keto-L-gluconate epimerase: MKLSLVVSLEETAFAAVAVRGSWRDGLRMAAELGYDGVELAVRDPGAVDAGAVAGALRDLGLPLVAVGTGQAYLAEGLSLSDAADDVRRRAVERMEAHIRFAARFGAAVIVGLLRGRAGGEPAAARRRLEQSLAAILPAAEREKVPVLIEPINRYETDLLTTIGDAVALSERLGSASLGVVADTFHMNIEEAAPEAALRAAGPRLRHVHAADSNRLAPGWGHLDFSSIVSTLREIGYRGFLSAEILPRPDPRAAAQQFLAHLRPLLGEAVHPKGGYV, encoded by the coding sequence ATGAAGCTGAGTCTCGTCGTGTCGCTGGAGGAGACCGCTTTTGCCGCCGTCGCCGTTCGCGGGTCCTGGCGGGACGGCCTCCGCATGGCCGCCGAACTCGGCTACGATGGTGTTGAGCTGGCCGTGCGGGATCCGGGGGCGGTCGACGCCGGCGCCGTCGCCGGTGCGCTACGGGACCTGGGGCTGCCGCTGGTCGCAGTGGGCACGGGGCAGGCCTACCTGGCCGAAGGATTGAGTCTGTCGGACGCCGCCGACGACGTCCGCCGCCGGGCCGTCGAGCGGATGGAGGCGCACATCCGCTTTGCCGCCCGGTTCGGGGCGGCGGTGATCGTGGGGCTGTTGCGGGGCCGGGCCGGGGGCGAGCCGGCCGCCGCCCGGCGGCGGCTGGAGCAGTCGCTGGCCGCCATCCTGCCCGCCGCCGAACGGGAGAAGGTGCCGGTCCTGATCGAGCCCATCAACCGCTACGAGACGGATCTGCTGACGACGATCGGCGATGCCGTGGCCCTCAGTGAGCGGCTGGGGTCCGCATCCCTGGGCGTCGTGGCGGACACCTTCCATATGAACATCGAGGAGGCGGCGCCGGAGGCGGCGCTGCGTGCGGCGGGTCCCCGGCTGCGCCACGTGCACGCCGCCGACAGCAACCGGCTGGCTCCCGGGTGGGGGCACCTCGATTTTTCGTCGATTGTCAGCACGCTGCGCGAGATCGGGTATCGGGGGTTCCTGTCCGCCGAAATCCTCCCGCGGCCCGACCCGCGGGCCGCGGCCCAGCAGTTCCTCGCGCACCTGCGTCCGCTGCTGGGAGAGGCAGTCCATCCGAAGGGGGGATACGTGTGA
- a CDS encoding ABC transporter substrate-binding protein: MRNAILMVLALVLALFGVATAAPAGKVTVLCSPNPAWCDAVKAEFPKATGIQVDFVRLSSGEALARLRAERQNPSFDVWFGGTGDPHIVANEEGLTEFIRPAAWNDLRPEFREAVAGKYIPLYAGILGWALNERLLKEKNLPVPRTWKDLADPRYRGLVAYPNPNTSGTGYTMLATLVQIYGERAAFDLLKAIHKNVAEYTRSGAAPGQLAGRGEVAIGVTFIHDAVDQVLKGFPITYNAPSDGTGYEIGGLSLVKATPNRANAITFINWALTPAAQSLAASHGQSYQIPSNSKTPIPSIAPRFESFRVIKYDFVKYGSAAVRDGLVKRWTTEVFPLPK; this comes from the coding sequence GTGAGGAATGCCATCCTGATGGTCCTGGCGCTGGTCCTGGCCCTGTTCGGCGTGGCCACGGCGGCGCCGGCCGGAAAAGTCACCGTCCTGTGCAGCCCGAACCCGGCCTGGTGCGACGCCGTCAAGGCGGAGTTTCCCAAGGCTACGGGCATCCAGGTGGACTTTGTCCGCCTGAGTTCGGGCGAAGCGCTGGCCCGGCTGCGGGCCGAGCGCCAGAACCCGTCCTTCGACGTGTGGTTCGGGGGTACGGGCGATCCGCATATTGTGGCTAACGAGGAAGGCCTCACCGAGTTCATCCGTCCCGCGGCGTGGAACGACCTGCGGCCGGAGTTCCGCGAGGCCGTGGCCGGCAAGTACATCCCGCTCTACGCCGGGATCCTGGGCTGGGCGCTGAACGAGCGCCTGCTGAAGGAGAAGAACCTGCCCGTCCCCCGCACCTGGAAAGATCTGGCCGACCCCCGCTACCGCGGGCTGGTGGCGTATCCGAACCCCAACACCTCGGGGACGGGCTACACGATGCTGGCCACCCTGGTCCAGATCTACGGGGAGCGGGCGGCCTTCGACCTGTTGAAGGCGATCCACAAAAACGTCGCGGAGTACACGCGCAGCGGCGCGGCGCCGGGGCAGCTGGCCGGCCGGGGCGAGGTGGCGATCGGCGTCACCTTCATCCACGACGCCGTAGACCAGGTCCTGAAGGGATTCCCCATCACCTACAACGCGCCCAGCGACGGGACGGGCTACGAGATCGGCGGGCTCAGTCTGGTCAAGGCCACGCCCAACCGCGCCAACGCCATCACCTTCATCAACTGGGCGCTGACGCCGGCGGCCCAGAGCCTGGCCGCCAGCCACGGGCAGTCCTACCAGATCCCGTCGAACAGCAAAACGCCCATCCCCAGCATCGCCCCGCGCTTCGAGTCGTTCAGGGTCATCAAGTACGACTTCGTGAAGTACGGGAGCGCGGCGGTCCGCGACGGGCTGGTGAAGCGGTGGACGACGGAGGTCTTCCCGCTGCCCAAGTAG
- a CDS encoding iron ABC transporter permease — protein sequence MARVLTVPAVRAGPNLTLLAWSTLTLLGGLLLPWTRPGRDLFVFLPEATGAALARDTPLVAAILAAALLGAGVALLPWPNAQRGRAAVALGAAGVALVVLRLFGVGQPFGWGAVVAALGFLAVLGTGLALSGVLRADPFIAGSILWVAAFVLIFILFPLWAVLEASVVVRGRFTLSVVAETLRSPGFFLLNNPATPRNETALALAAGGLAVVLMLFVQVGRRRRPTVWTPAVGAGAFVLAALYLGFGALRNSVLLAIVVGVISTALGFLFALLGERSRLPTRRLLGPFSILPIITPPFVLGLAMIYMFGRRGFVTYQVLGISTNIFFGPLGVAVAQILAYAPIAYLVLQGVVQALDPALEEAAETLGASRWHILRTVIWPLARPGIANAFLLVAIESLADFGNPIIIGGGKPFLATEVFFAIIGRFNPNEAAVYGVVLLLMTLSIFLLQRYWVGRRSYVTVTGKPSGARPRPLPAPLDYGVSLVFVAWMVLIVALYGSVFVGSLTKLWGFDYTFTLEHLRNLSPTGWKVFWTSTKLSAYAAIPSTLLGFLIGYLVTRIEFPGRAALEFNSMLSFAVPGTVMGIGYILAFNQGALLLTGTSTIIILAFVFRNMPVAIRSGVAAIHQIDRSLEEASTMLRANAPTTLRRIVMPLVRPALLSGLVFAFVRAMTAVSQVIFLITPQHSLATTQILTYIEYGSQGRGASLASLLTVFMILVILALYLVNRRLDVRAARELAQT from the coding sequence ATGGCCCGAGTCCTGACGGTTCCGGCCGTGCGCGCCGGACCCAACCTGACGCTGCTGGCCTGGAGCACGCTGACCCTCCTCGGCGGGCTCCTGCTACCCTGGACGCGGCCGGGACGCGACCTGTTCGTCTTCCTGCCGGAGGCGACGGGCGCCGCCCTGGCGCGCGACACCCCGCTGGTGGCGGCGATCCTGGCCGCGGCGCTGCTGGGGGCGGGCGTGGCGCTGCTGCCGTGGCCGAATGCGCAGCGGGGCCGCGCCGCCGTGGCCCTGGGTGCGGCGGGCGTGGCGCTGGTCGTCCTCCGCCTCTTCGGCGTCGGTCAGCCCTTCGGCTGGGGCGCGGTGGTGGCGGCGCTGGGGTTTCTCGCCGTGCTGGGGACGGGGCTGGCCCTGTCGGGAGTGCTGCGGGCGGACCCCTTCATCGCCGGCAGCATCCTGTGGGTGGCCGCTTTCGTCCTGATCTTCATCCTCTTCCCGCTGTGGGCCGTGCTGGAGGCCAGCGTGGTGGTCAGGGGCCGCTTCACGCTGAGTGTGGTGGCAGAGACGCTGCGTTCACCGGGCTTCTTCCTGTTGAACAACCCGGCGACGCCGAGGAACGAAACCGCCCTGGCCCTGGCCGCAGGAGGCCTCGCGGTGGTGCTCATGCTTTTCGTGCAGGTCGGCCGGCGTCGTCGGCCGACGGTATGGACTCCGGCCGTCGGAGCGGGAGCCTTCGTCCTCGCCGCGCTCTACCTCGGCTTCGGGGCGCTGAGGAACAGCGTGCTCCTGGCCATCGTGGTCGGGGTGATCTCCACCGCGCTGGGGTTTCTCTTCGCCCTGCTGGGGGAGCGCTCGCGCCTGCCCACCCGGAGGCTGCTGGGGCCTTTCTCCATCCTGCCCATCATCACACCGCCCTTCGTCCTGGGGCTGGCCATGATCTACATGTTCGGCCGGCGGGGGTTCGTCACGTACCAGGTGCTCGGCATCTCCACGAACATCTTCTTCGGTCCGCTGGGGGTGGCCGTGGCCCAGATCCTGGCCTACGCCCCGATCGCCTACCTGGTGCTGCAGGGAGTGGTGCAGGCCCTGGATCCGGCGCTGGAGGAGGCGGCGGAGACCCTGGGCGCCTCGCGCTGGCACATTCTGCGCACCGTGATCTGGCCCCTGGCGCGCCCCGGCATCGCCAACGCCTTCCTGCTCGTGGCCATCGAGAGCCTGGCCGACTTCGGCAACCCGATCATCATCGGCGGGGGCAAGCCCTTCCTGGCCACGGAGGTCTTCTTCGCCATCATCGGCCGCTTCAACCCCAACGAGGCCGCCGTCTACGGCGTCGTGCTGCTGCTCATGACCCTCTCCATCTTCCTCCTCCAGCGCTACTGGGTCGGTCGCCGCTCCTATGTCACCGTCACGGGCAAGCCCTCCGGGGCGAGGCCGCGGCCGTTGCCCGCCCCGCTGGATTACGGCGTCTCCCTGGTCTTCGTGGCCTGGATGGTCCTCATCGTCGCCCTGTACGGGTCGGTCTTCGTGGGCAGCCTGACCAAGCTGTGGGGGTTCGACTACACCTTCACCCTGGAGCACCTGCGCAACCTCTCCCCCACGGGGTGGAAGGTCTTCTGGACCAGCACCAAGCTGTCCGCCTACGCCGCGATTCCCTCCACCCTGCTGGGGTTTCTCATCGGCTACCTGGTCACCCGCATCGAGTTCCCGGGACGTGCCGCCCTGGAGTTCAACTCCATGCTCTCCTTTGCCGTGCCGGGCACGGTGATGGGCATCGGCTACATCCTGGCCTTCAACCAGGGGGCGCTGCTGCTTACCGGGACCTCCACGATCATCATCCTGGCCTTCGTCTTCCGCAACATGCCCGTGGCCATCCGCTCCGGGGTGGCGGCGATCCACCAGATCGACCGCTCCCTGGAGGAAGCCAGCACCATGCTGCGGGCTAACGCCCCGACCACCCTGCGGCGGATCGTCATGCCCCTGGTGCGCCCGGCGCTGCTGTCGGGGCTGGTGTTCGCCTTCGTCCGGGCGATGACGGCGGTGAGCCAGGTCATCTTCCTGATCACCCCGCAGCACAGCCTGGCTACGACCCAGATCCTCACCTACATCGAATACGGCTCGCAGGGCCGCGGCGCGTCGCTGGCCAGTTTGCTCACGGTCTTCATGATCCTGGTCATTCTCGCCCTCTACCTGGTCAATCGCCGCCTGGATGTGCGGGCGGCGCGGGAGCTGGCCCAGACATGA
- a CDS encoding ABC transporter ATP-binding protein, whose translation MTGTAPAQSAVPVRLERVSKRFGPVVAVDDVTLEIPPGRLVTLLGPSGCGKTTTLRIIAGLEVPSAGRVFIGEEDVTPLPASTRSVTMVFQSYALFPHLTVFENVAYGLRIMKQPEAEIRAQVGAVLDLVGLPGVGERFPAQLSGGQQQRVALARALVMKPKVLLFDEPLSNLDAKLRKRVRGEIRDLQRRLGITSIYVTHDQAEALALSDIIVVMNQGRVEQVGSPFDLYRRPATRFVADFIGEANLLPGRYSDGSVAVGPYVFPFTQPGVAPGPVTVVARPEAVQVETEGQGLPGTIRSAFFMGTTIDYLIDTPAGEVSASEPPRARGVLPVGTEVRLQFTDAGIYLLAEDGR comes from the coding sequence ATGACGGGGACGGCGCCGGCGCAGTCCGCCGTCCCGGTGCGCCTGGAGCGGGTGAGCAAACGCTTCGGCCCCGTCGTGGCGGTGGACGACGTCACCCTGGAGATCCCCCCCGGCCGGCTGGTCACGCTGCTCGGGCCGTCGGGGTGCGGAAAGACCACCACCCTGCGGATCATCGCCGGCCTCGAGGTGCCCAGCGCGGGGCGCGTCTTCATCGGCGAGGAGGACGTGACTCCGCTGCCGGCGAGCACGCGCAGCGTGACAATGGTCTTCCAGTCCTACGCCCTCTTCCCCCACCTCACGGTCTTCGAGAACGTGGCCTACGGGCTGCGGATCATGAAGCAGCCGGAGGCGGAGATCCGGGCCCAGGTGGGGGCGGTGCTGGATCTGGTGGGGCTGCCGGGGGTCGGGGAGCGCTTCCCGGCGCAGCTCTCCGGCGGCCAGCAGCAGCGGGTGGCGCTGGCCCGCGCCCTGGTGATGAAGCCCAAGGTCCTGCTCTTCGACGAGCCGCTGTCCAACCTGGACGCGAAGCTGCGCAAGCGCGTGCGCGGGGAGATCCGCGACCTGCAACGGCGGCTGGGCATCACCAGCATCTACGTCACCCACGACCAGGCCGAAGCACTGGCCCTTTCCGACATCATCGTCGTCATGAACCAGGGCCGGGTGGAGCAGGTAGGCTCGCCCTTCGATCTCTACCGACGGCCGGCCACCCGTTTCGTGGCCGATTTCATCGGGGAAGCCAACCTCCTGCCCGGCCGCTACAGCGACGGCAGCGTGGCGGTGGGCCCCTACGTCTTTCCCTTCACCCAACCCGGGGTGGCTCCCGGTCCGGTCACGGTGGTGGCGCGGCCCGAGGCCGTTCAGGTGGAGACCGAGGGCCAGGGGCTGCCCGGCACCATCCGCTCCGCCTTCTTCATGGGCACGACCATCGACTACCTGATCGACACGCCGGCCGGCGAGGTCAGCGCCAGCGAGCCGCCCCGGGCCCGGGGCGTGCTGCCGGTCGGGACCGAGGTCCGGTTGCAGTTCACCGACGCCGGGATCTACCTGCTGGCAGAGGACGGGAGGTGA
- a CDS encoding sulfatase: protein MNVIVLVLDSLRQDHVGVYHGERSVFPDLPPAETPHLDAFSRECVVFTNAYPESLPTIPARYVLMTGQRALPFRPWAPLSPYDLTIAQLLRSEGYVCGLISDCYHYRAPGMNYHQGFHAYHWIRGQEYDPWESALPRRDPAGYVNAHYPEEWRQRVAQFLANTDGFAAEEDWFPARVVDQAVAWLRRHRDREKIFLWVDSFDPHEPWDPPPRFDRYAVGARRGPRLILPMGGPMERWASPDDVTHIRGLYAGEVSFVDHCLGRFFASLRELNYLDDSLVVVLADHGHPLGDHGKFLKGPDRLYSELLRVPFLVRLPRGRGGGRRSEALVQFQDLLPTVLDLIDAPGDREFMHGRSFAAVLRGETDEHREAIITGYHEGIDRCIRTRRYSYIMRPAGEADELYDLTEDPQERRNLAAEHGEEAERLRRLLGPAYRPRRRRGRGVQGKYELASSGIDEAVIGKH from the coding sequence ATGAACGTCATCGTCCTCGTCCTGGACAGCCTGCGCCAGGACCACGTGGGCGTCTACCACGGGGAGCGGTCGGTGTTTCCCGACCTTCCCCCTGCGGAGACGCCGCACCTGGACGCCTTCAGCCGGGAGTGCGTGGTCTTCACCAACGCCTATCCCGAGTCGCTGCCCACCATCCCGGCGCGTTATGTGCTCATGACCGGCCAGCGCGCCCTGCCCTTCCGCCCCTGGGCGCCCCTGAGCCCCTACGACCTCACCATCGCCCAGCTCCTCCGGTCGGAGGGGTACGTCTGCGGCCTGATCTCCGACTGCTATCACTACCGCGCCCCGGGGATGAACTACCACCAGGGCTTCCACGCCTACCACTGGATCCGCGGACAGGAGTACGATCCCTGGGAGTCGGCCCTGCCGCGGCGGGATCCGGCGGGCTATGTCAACGCCCACTACCCCGAAGAGTGGCGCCAGCGCGTGGCGCAGTTCCTGGCCAACACCGACGGCTTCGCCGCCGAGGAGGACTGGTTCCCGGCCCGGGTCGTGGACCAGGCGGTGGCCTGGCTCCGGCGCCATCGGGACCGGGAGAAGATCTTCCTCTGGGTGGACTCCTTCGACCCCCACGAACCGTGGGATCCGCCGCCGCGGTTCGACAGGTACGCGGTCGGCGCGCGCCGAGGTCCGCGGCTCATCCTTCCGATGGGGGGACCGATGGAGCGTTGGGCCTCGCCCGACGACGTCACCCATATTCGCGGGCTCTATGCCGGCGAGGTCTCCTTTGTCGATCACTGCCTCGGGCGGTTCTTCGCCTCGCTCCGAGAACTCAACTACCTCGACGACTCCCTCGTCGTCGTCCTCGCTGATCACGGTCATCCCCTGGGCGACCACGGGAAGTTCCTCAAGGGGCCCGACCGGCTCTACAGCGAACTCCTCCGCGTCCCGTTCCTGGTGCGGCTTCCCCGGGGCCGCGGCGGCGGCCGGCGCAGCGAGGCCCTCGTCCAGTTCCAGGATCTGCTCCCCACCGTGCTGGACCTCATCGACGCGCCCGGGGACCGGGAGTTCATGCACGGGCGGTCCTTCGCCGCCGTGCTCCGCGGGGAGACGGACGAGCATCGGGAGGCGATCATCACCGGCTACCACGAGGGGATCGACCGCTGCATCCGGACCCGGCGGTACAGCTACATCATGCGGCCGGCGGGGGAGGCCGACGAGTTGTACGACCTGACGGAAGATCCTCAGGAGCGGCGCAACCTGGCGGCGGAGCACGGCGAGGAAGCGGAGCGGCTGCGGCGGCTCCTCGGTCCGGCCTACCGCCCCCGGCGGCGGCGGGGCCGCGGCGTGCAGGGGAAGTACGAGCTGGCTTCATCGGGCATCGACGAGGCCGTGATCGGCAAACACTAG
- a CDS encoding 6-phosphofructokinase encodes MAALRGKLVVGQSGGPTAVINASLAGVIQEAVQHEEITGIYGMRHGVEGLLREELIDLEAESAETVELLKHTPSAALGSCRHKLEEADYGRLLEILRAYDIRYFLYIGGNDSADTSHRLARLAQQEDYELRVIGIPKTVDNDLVGTDHCPGHPSVARWLAVSVRDAGLDTEAIGVVDTVKVIETMGRDTGWITAATALARTHEDAAPHLIYLPERPLRREQLLADVEAVYRRLGHVVITVCEGQKDERGRYLAASTRAVDVDRFGHPQLGGAAAVLCDLIATELKLKARFDKPGTIQRVSAVLASPVDVEEAWRVGQAAVEQAVAGQTDQMVVLRRERDEPYRSGIGLVPLETVANRVRPVPDEFIAPAGNDVTEAYLRYIRPLIGGPLPAYARLRGKGVQRP; translated from the coding sequence TTGGCGGCGCTGAGAGGCAAGCTGGTCGTCGGCCAGTCCGGCGGTCCCACCGCGGTGATCAACGCCTCGCTGGCCGGCGTGATCCAGGAAGCGGTCCAGCACGAGGAGATCACCGGGATCTACGGGATGCGGCACGGCGTGGAGGGCCTGCTGCGCGAGGAGCTGATCGACCTGGAGGCGGAGTCCGCGGAGACCGTCGAGCTCCTCAAGCACACCCCGTCCGCCGCGCTGGGATCGTGCCGCCACAAACTGGAGGAGGCCGACTACGGGCGCCTTCTGGAGATCCTGCGCGCCTACGACATCCGGTACTTCCTCTATATCGGCGGCAACGACTCGGCGGACACCTCGCACCGGCTGGCCCGCCTGGCGCAGCAGGAAGACTACGAACTGCGCGTGATCGGCATCCCCAAGACCGTGGACAACGATCTGGTGGGCACCGACCACTGTCCCGGCCATCCCAGCGTGGCCCGCTGGCTGGCCGTCTCCGTGCGGGATGCGGGGCTCGACACCGAAGCGATCGGGGTCGTGGACACGGTGAAGGTCATCGAGACCATGGGCCGCGACACCGGATGGATCACCGCGGCCACGGCGCTGGCCCGGACCCACGAGGACGCCGCGCCGCATCTGATCTATCTCCCCGAGCGGCCCCTCCGCCGCGAGCAGCTCCTGGCCGATGTGGAGGCGGTGTACCGCCGCCTGGGGCATGTGGTGATCACCGTCTGCGAAGGCCAGAAGGACGAGCGGGGCCGCTACCTGGCCGCCTCCACGAGGGCCGTGGACGTGGACCGTTTCGGCCATCCACAGCTGGGAGGCGCCGCCGCCGTCCTCTGTGACCTCATCGCCACCGAGCTCAAGCTCAAAGCCCGGTTCGACAAACCCGGCACGATCCAGCGGGTCAGCGCCGTGCTGGCCTCGCCGGTGGATGTCGAGGAGGCCTGGCGGGTGGGACAGGCGGCGGTGGAGCAGGCCGTGGCGGGCCAGACGGACCAGATGGTGGTTCTGCGACGGGAGCGCGACGAGCCCTACCGCAGCGGGATCGGTCTCGTGCCGCTGGAGACGGTGGCCAACCGGGTCCGGCCGGTTCCCGATGAGTTCATCGCGCCGGCGGGGAACGACGTCACGGAGGCGTATCTGAGGTACATCCGGCCGCTGATCGGCGGGCCGCTGCCGGCGTACGCCCGGCTGCGGGGAAAGGGGGTGCAGCGACCCTGA
- the hyi gene encoding hydroxypyruvate isomerase — MPRFAANLTMLFTEYPFLERFARAAHAGFRAVEYMFPYQEDRDGIARALREYGLTQVLFNLPAGDWAAGDRGIAADPARREEFRRGVAEAVELARRFGCTRLNCLVGKRRDDVSAAEQWACLVDNVRFAAAELERAGITLLVEPVNTYDIPGFFLHTSAQAVRLLDDVGARNARLQYDVYHMQRMEGNLVDTMRRLRDRIGHVQIADAPARHEPGTGEIHFPYVLRELDALGYQGYVGLEYRPSGRTEDSFGWIEAMGFRRAIG; from the coding sequence ATGCCCCGCTTTGCCGCAAACCTCACGATGCTCTTCACGGAATATCCGTTCCTGGAACGGTTCGCGCGGGCGGCCCACGCCGGCTTCCGGGCCGTGGAATACATGTTTCCCTATCAGGAGGATCGGGACGGGATCGCCCGGGCCCTGCGGGAGTACGGGCTGACCCAGGTCCTGTTCAACCTGCCGGCGGGGGACTGGGCGGCGGGGGACCGGGGCATTGCCGCCGACCCCGCCCGGCGCGAGGAGTTCCGACGGGGGGTGGCCGAGGCGGTGGAGCTGGCCCGGCGCTTCGGCTGCACCCGCCTCAATTGCCTGGTCGGGAAGCGGCGCGACGATGTGTCGGCCGCAGAACAGTGGGCGTGCCTGGTGGACAACGTGCGCTTCGCCGCCGCGGAACTCGAGCGGGCGGGGATCACGCTTCTCGTGGAGCCCGTGAACACCTACGACATCCCCGGCTTCTTCCTCCATACCTCGGCACAGGCGGTCCGGCTCCTGGACGACGTCGGCGCGCGGAACGCGCGCCTGCAGTACGACGTCTACCACATGCAGCGCATGGAGGGGAACCTGGTGGATACCATGCGGCGGCTGCGGGACCGCATCGGGCACGTCCAGATCGCCGATGCGCCGGCTCGGCACGAGCCGGGAACGGGGGAGATCCACTTCCCCTATGTGCTGCGCGAGCTGGACGCCCTCGGCTACCAGGGCTACGTCGGGCTGGAGTACCGGCCGTCCGGACGGACGGAG